The proteins below are encoded in one region of Micromonospora yangpuensis:
- a CDS encoding chorismate mutase yields the protein MMTDVVEQNGGVARAAADTPDAAPTQTDPASPGTGTDEPAAAARIVEIRERIDQIDRTLIELWQERAGLSQQVGATRIASGGTRLVLSREREILERFRLALGADGTQLALLLLRAGRGPL from the coding sequence ATGATGACAGACGTGGTGGAGCAGAACGGCGGCGTGGCACGCGCGGCGGCTGACACGCCGGACGCGGCACCGACGCAGACCGATCCGGCGAGCCCGGGCACCGGCACCGACGAGCCGGCGGCCGCAGCCCGGATCGTCGAGATCCGGGAACGGATCGACCAGATCGACCGGACCCTGATCGAGCTGTGGCAGGAGCGGGCCGGCCTGTCGCAGCAGGTCGGCGCGACCCGGATCGCCTCCGGCGGCACCCGGCTGGTGCTCTCCCGCGAGCGGGAGATCCTGGAGCGCTTCCGGCTCGCCCTCGGCGCCGACGGCACCCAACTCGCCCTGCTCCTGCTCCGCGCCGGCCGCGGCCCCCTGTAA
- a CDS encoding ABC transporter ATP-binding protein yields the protein MTENILEIRDLVKHYPVTRGIVFKKTIGQVKAVDGVSFELKAGETLGLVGESGCGKSTLARVLMNLEKPTAGGVFYKGQDISTFSGGALRRLRRQIQLVMQDPYTSLNPRMTVGDLIGEPFEIHSDVAPKGSRRDKVKELLDLVGLNPEHINRYPHQFSGGQRQRIGIARALALRPEIIVCDEPVSALDVSIQAQVMNLLEKLQDELGLSYVFIAHDLSVVRHLSDRVAVMYLGKIVEIGTEDEIYERPTHPYTQALLSAVPVPDPTLRSNKAIIRLTGDVPSPISPPSGCRFRTRCWKAQEICAEQVPALEVRDGSDHPSACHFAEKREIVASHEA from the coding sequence GTGACTGAGAACATCCTGGAGATCCGGGACCTGGTCAAGCACTACCCGGTCACCCGTGGAATCGTCTTCAAGAAGACCATCGGCCAGGTCAAGGCCGTCGACGGGGTCTCCTTCGAGCTGAAGGCCGGGGAGACCCTCGGCCTGGTCGGCGAGTCGGGCTGCGGCAAGTCGACGCTGGCCCGGGTGCTGATGAACCTGGAGAAGCCGACCGCCGGCGGAGTGTTCTACAAGGGCCAGGACATCTCCACCTTCTCCGGCGGCGCGCTGCGCCGGCTGCGGCGGCAGATCCAGCTGGTCATGCAGGACCCGTACACCTCGCTGAACCCCCGGATGACCGTCGGTGACCTGATCGGCGAGCCGTTCGAGATCCACTCGGACGTCGCGCCGAAGGGCAGCCGTCGGGACAAGGTCAAGGAACTGCTGGACCTGGTCGGCCTCAACCCGGAGCACATCAACCGGTACCCGCACCAGTTCTCCGGCGGCCAGCGGCAGCGGATCGGCATCGCCCGGGCGCTCGCCCTGCGGCCCGAGATCATCGTCTGCGACGAGCCGGTGTCGGCGCTGGACGTGTCGATCCAGGCCCAGGTGATGAACCTGCTGGAGAAGCTCCAGGACGAGCTGGGCCTGTCGTACGTCTTCATCGCCCACGACCTGTCGGTGGTGCGGCACCTCTCCGACCGGGTCGCGGTGATGTACCTCGGCAAGATCGTGGAGATCGGCACCGAGGACGAGATCTACGAGCGGCCGACCCACCCGTACACCCAGGCGTTGCTCTCCGCGGTGCCGGTGCCGGACCCGACCCTGCGGTCGAACAAGGCGATCATCCGGCTGACCGGCGACGTACCCTCGCCGATCAGCCCGCCGTCGGGTTGCCGGTTCCGGACCCGCTGCTGGAAGGCGCAGGAGATCTGCGCCGAGCAGGTGCCGGCGCTGGAGGTCCGGGACGGCTCGGACCATCCGAGCGCCTGCCACTTCGCCGAGAAGCGCGAGATCGTGGCCAGTCACGAGGCGTGA
- a CDS encoding ABC transporter ATP-binding protein codes for MSEQSTPGAGERPSGRLLEVEDLRVEFRTRDGVAKVINGVTYHVDAGETLAVLGESGSGKSVTAQAVMGILDTPPGFVTGGQARFHGKDMLAMSFEERRKIRGEGIAMIFQDALSALNPVFTVGFQIAEQFRFRRGMSRGDAKKRAIEMLDQVKIPNAASRFNQYPHQFSGGMRQRAMIAMSLALDPEVLIADEPTTALDVTVQAQIMDLLAELQRERQMGLILITHDLGVVADVADRIAVMYAGRIVEEADVYELYAKPAHPYTLGLLDSIPRMDERGQQLRTIKGLPPNLMNIPPGCPFNPRCPMVQPVCREKVPPLLQLGPTRASACHFAEELVSRD; via the coding sequence GTGTCCGAGCAGTCCACGCCGGGAGCCGGCGAGCGCCCGTCGGGCCGCCTCCTGGAGGTCGAAGACCTGCGGGTGGAATTCCGTACCCGGGACGGCGTTGCCAAGGTCATCAACGGGGTGACGTACCACGTCGACGCGGGGGAGACCCTCGCCGTGCTCGGCGAGTCCGGCTCCGGCAAGAGCGTCACCGCGCAGGCCGTCATGGGCATCCTCGACACCCCGCCCGGCTTCGTCACCGGCGGTCAGGCCCGCTTCCACGGCAAGGACATGCTGGCCATGTCCTTCGAGGAGCGCCGGAAGATCCGTGGCGAGGGCATCGCCATGATCTTCCAGGACGCGCTCTCCGCGCTGAACCCGGTCTTCACCGTCGGGTTCCAGATCGCCGAGCAGTTCCGGTTCCGCCGGGGCATGAGCCGCGGCGACGCCAAGAAGCGCGCCATCGAGATGCTCGACCAGGTCAAGATCCCGAACGCGGCGAGCCGGTTCAACCAGTACCCCCACCAGTTCTCCGGCGGCATGCGGCAGCGCGCGATGATCGCGATGTCGCTGGCGCTGGACCCGGAGGTGCTGATCGCCGACGAGCCGACCACCGCGCTGGACGTGACCGTGCAGGCCCAGATCATGGACCTGCTCGCCGAACTCCAGCGGGAACGGCAGATGGGCCTGATCCTGATCACCCACGACCTCGGCGTGGTCGCCGACGTCGCCGACCGGATCGCCGTCATGTACGCGGGCCGGATCGTCGAGGAAGCCGACGTGTACGAGCTGTACGCCAAGCCGGCGCACCCGTACACCCTCGGCCTGCTCGACTCCATCCCGCGGATGGACGAACGGGGCCAGCAGCTCCGTACGATCAAGGGTCTTCCGCCGAACCTGATGAACATCCCGCCGGGCTGCCCGTTCAACCCGCGCTGCCCGATGGTGCAGCCGGTGTGCCGGGAGAAGGTCCCGCCGCTGCTGCAGCTCGGCCCGACCCGGGCCAGCGCCTGCCACTTCGCCGAGGAGCTGGTGAGCCGTGACTGA
- a CDS encoding ABC transporter permease, protein MSDPHSAPIVSTPPSTAPTEAGSGAPTDAGLPENARKNKPRGLFGDAWRDLRRKPIFWISSTLIVFFLVLAAFPWLFTSKDAVNGALSNSLVPPSGDAWFGYDVQGRDVYARVIYGARASIIVALSAVAGTLLLGGMMGMVAGYLGGWVDAVLSRIADVFFGLPFVLGAIVILTTFNGVGSENGKWEIMGLVTLSLVVLSWPVSMRLMRSSVLATKEADYIVAARALGASTGRIIFKHLLPNCLAPLLVYGTIMVGSFIGAEATLSFLGVGLKSPVVSWGIMISEAQNYLRVSPFLLFFPAGFLVTAVLSFVMLGEAVREAFDPKLR, encoded by the coding sequence ATGAGCGACCCGCACTCCGCACCCATCGTCTCCACCCCGCCGTCGACCGCCCCGACGGAGGCCGGCTCCGGTGCTCCGACCGACGCCGGCCTGCCGGAGAACGCCCGCAAGAACAAGCCGCGCGGGCTGTTCGGTGACGCCTGGCGCGACCTGCGCCGCAAGCCGATCTTCTGGATCTCCTCGACGCTTATCGTCTTCTTCCTGGTACTCGCGGCCTTCCCCTGGCTGTTCACCTCGAAGGACGCGGTCAACGGCGCGCTGAGCAACAGCCTGGTGCCGCCGTCGGGCGACGCCTGGTTCGGCTACGACGTGCAGGGCCGGGACGTCTACGCCCGGGTGATCTACGGTGCCCGCGCCTCGATCATCGTGGCGTTGAGCGCGGTGGCCGGCACCCTGCTGCTCGGCGGGATGATGGGCATGGTCGCCGGCTACCTCGGTGGCTGGGTGGACGCCGTGCTCTCCCGGATCGCCGACGTCTTCTTCGGCCTGCCGTTCGTGCTCGGTGCGATCGTCATCCTGACCACCTTCAACGGGGTGGGCTCGGAGAACGGCAAGTGGGAGATCATGGGGCTGGTGACCCTCTCCCTGGTGGTGCTGAGCTGGCCGGTCTCCATGCGGCTGATGCGCTCCTCGGTGCTGGCCACCAAGGAGGCGGACTACATCGTCGCGGCCCGCGCCCTCGGCGCGAGCACCGGACGGATCATCTTCAAGCACCTGCTGCCGAACTGTCTCGCCCCGCTGCTGGTCTACGGGACGATCATGGTCGGCTCCTTCATCGGTGCCGAGGCCACCCTCTCCTTCCTCGGCGTCGGCCTGAAGAGTCCGGTGGTCTCCTGGGGAATCATGATCAGTGAGGCGCAGAACTACCTTCGGGTCTCACCGTTCCTGCTCTTCTTCCCCGCCGGGTTCCTCGTCACCGCCGTACTGAGCTTCGTGATGCTCGGCGAGGCGGTCCGTGAGGCCTTCGATCCGAAACTCCGCTAG
- a CDS encoding ABC transporter permease, which yields MGRYLVRRLLQLVPVFIGTTFLIYWLVWSVPGDPFAGKCGERRCPEQYVTYMTEKFHLDQPLLVQYANYMRNLLTGDFGETFSGRSVNDIIATAYPNTLKLALVALAIEAVIGLVAGVLTGLRRNGFLDNLVLVSTMFLIALPIFVIGFVLQWVLGFQLKLISTTVSSEVKFSELIVPGFVLGSASMAYVARLARTSIAENRRADYVRTAIAKGLPMRRVVGVHLLRNSLIPVVTLLGTDLGALMGGAIVTEGIFNVNGIGRQVYRAITTKESATVVSIVVVLVVIYLVMNLLVDLLYAALDPRIRYE from the coding sequence ATGGGCCGTTATCTGGTGAGGCGGCTGCTCCAACTCGTACCGGTCTTCATCGGGACGACGTTCCTGATCTACTGGCTCGTCTGGTCCGTGCCCGGTGACCCGTTCGCCGGCAAGTGCGGCGAACGGCGCTGCCCCGAGCAGTACGTCACCTACATGACCGAGAAGTTCCATCTCGACCAGCCGCTCCTGGTGCAGTACGCGAACTACATGCGCAACCTGCTCACGGGCGACTTCGGGGAGACCTTCAGTGGTCGGTCGGTGAACGACATCATCGCCACGGCGTACCCGAACACGCTGAAGTTGGCGCTCGTCGCCCTGGCGATCGAGGCGGTCATCGGCCTCGTCGCCGGCGTGCTGACCGGTCTGCGCCGCAACGGCTTCCTGGACAACCTGGTCCTGGTCTCCACCATGTTCCTGATCGCCCTGCCGATCTTCGTCATCGGTTTCGTGCTGCAGTGGGTGCTCGGGTTCCAGCTGAAACTCATCAGCACCACGGTCTCGTCCGAGGTGAAGTTCTCCGAGCTCATCGTGCCGGGCTTCGTGCTCGGCAGCGCCTCCATGGCGTACGTGGCCCGGCTGGCCCGCACCAGCATCGCGGAGAACCGCCGGGCCGACTACGTGCGGACCGCCATCGCCAAGGGCCTGCCGATGCGCCGGGTGGTCGGTGTGCACCTGCTGCGCAACTCGCTCATCCCGGTGGTCACCCTGCTCGGCACCGACCTCGGTGCGCTGATGGGCGGTGCCATCGTCACCGAGGGCATCTTCAACGTCAACGGCATCGGCCGGCAGGTCTACCGGGCGATCACCACCAAGGAGAGTGCCACCGTGGTCTCCATCGTGGTCGTCCTGGTGGTCATCTACCTGGTGATGAACCTGCTGGTGGACCTGCTCTACGCAGCCCTGGACCCGAGGATCCGCTATGAGTGA
- a CDS encoding peptide ABC transporter substrate-binding protein gives MRVSKRASSVVAVGAAFALVASGCSSDSDSGEGGNSADGAITIHGVQPENPLVPSNTTETGGGKVVDWLWTGLVEYPNDGSAPRNAVAESIDTTDSKVYTVKIKQDTKFHDGTVVKAKNFVDAWNWAAYSPNGAQNGSFFADIQGFDDVNKQDPDGEGPQKAPEPTAETMSGLKVVDDWTFEVTLAAPTAVWPTKLGYSAYMPLPDAFFTQKAEDFGRKPIGNGPVKFVSWEDDVLIKLTRFDDYNLRDKMKIKDVDVKLYQSEDSAYADLVSGNLDWTEQVPVSALAGDKWKGDLGERAITTTTPITAFIAFPIYDARYKDVNLRKAVSLSINRQEIVDKIFFGTRPPAKSWANPLAPGTVDGNCTVCDYNPDEAKRLFAASSGFEGEMVFYYNADSSHKEWMEAVAQQVKTTLGIEARAEGMPTFAVFRQAINAKQMKGPYRAAWQQDYPDIENWINPLFVTGGSSNDGGYSNPQVDALAKDAGGQADINASHAKFAEAVKLIDQDVPSLPIYYYANQGGHSEKIKKLEVTAVGELDITSVEL, from the coding sequence ATGAGAGTCTCGAAGCGGGCGAGCAGCGTGGTCGCGGTGGGCGCGGCTTTCGCGCTCGTCGCGTCCGGCTGCTCCAGCGACAGCGATAGCGGCGAGGGCGGCAACAGCGCCGACGGCGCGATCACCATCCACGGCGTCCAGCCGGAGAACCCGCTGGTGCCGTCGAACACCACCGAGACCGGCGGCGGCAAGGTCGTCGACTGGCTCTGGACCGGCCTGGTGGAGTACCCGAACGACGGCAGCGCCCCGCGTAACGCCGTGGCCGAGTCGATCGACACCACCGACTCCAAGGTCTACACGGTCAAGATCAAGCAGGACACCAAGTTCCACGACGGCACCGTGGTCAAGGCCAAGAACTTCGTCGACGCCTGGAACTGGGCCGCGTACTCGCCCAACGGCGCCCAGAACGGCTCGTTCTTCGCCGACATCCAGGGCTTCGACGACGTCAACAAGCAGGACCCGGACGGCGAGGGCCCGCAGAAGGCCCCCGAGCCGACCGCCGAGACGATGTCCGGCCTGAAGGTCGTCGACGACTGGACCTTCGAGGTCACCCTGGCCGCGCCGACCGCCGTCTGGCCGACCAAGCTCGGCTACTCGGCGTACATGCCGCTGCCGGACGCCTTCTTCACCCAGAAGGCCGAGGACTTCGGACGCAAGCCGATCGGCAACGGCCCGGTCAAGTTCGTGTCCTGGGAAGACGACGTCCTGATCAAGCTGACGCGCTTCGACGACTACAACCTGCGCGACAAGATGAAGATCAAGGACGTCGACGTCAAGCTCTACCAGAGCGAGGACAGCGCCTACGCCGACCTGGTCTCGGGCAACCTCGACTGGACCGAGCAGGTCCCGGTCTCCGCGCTGGCGGGCGACAAGTGGAAGGGCGACCTCGGCGAGCGGGCCATCACCACCACCACCCCGATCACCGCGTTCATCGCCTTCCCGATCTACGACGCGCGGTACAAGGACGTCAACCTCCGCAAGGCGGTCTCGCTCTCGATCAACCGCCAGGAGATCGTCGACAAGATCTTCTTCGGCACCCGGCCGCCGGCGAAGAGCTGGGCCAACCCGCTCGCCCCGGGCACCGTTGACGGCAACTGCACCGTCTGCGACTACAACCCCGACGAGGCCAAGCGGCTCTTCGCCGCCTCCAGCGGCTTCGAGGGCGAGATGGTCTTCTACTACAACGCCGACTCCAGCCACAAGGAGTGGATGGAGGCCGTCGCCCAGCAGGTCAAGACCACCCTGGGCATCGAGGCCCGGGCCGAGGGCATGCCGACCTTCGCGGTCTTCCGCCAGGCGATCAACGCCAAGCAGATGAAGGGCCCGTACCGCGCCGCGTGGCAGCAGGACTACCCGGACATCGAGAACTGGATCAACCCGCTCTTCGTGACCGGTGGTTCCTCGAACGACGGTGGCTACAGCAACCCGCAGGTCGACGCGCTGGCCAAGGACGCGGGCGGGCAGGCCGACATCAACGCCTCGCACGCCAAGTTCGCCGAGGCCGTCAAGCTGATCGACCAGGACGTGCCGAGTCTGCCGATCTACTACTACGCCAACCAGGGCGGACACTCCGAGAAGATCAAGAAGCTCGAGGTCACCGCGGTCGGTGAACTCGACATCACCTCGGTCGAGCTCTGA